In Arachis hypogaea cultivar Tifrunner chromosome 17, arahy.Tifrunner.gnm2.J5K5, whole genome shotgun sequence, a single window of DNA contains:
- the LOC140180772 gene encoding uncharacterized protein, protein MASELWNDLKHRFYEGDLFRIADLQEEMFAIKQGDLSITAYFTKLKGIWEELDEFKPIPSCACGVSCSCGLKIIREYRDQEHVVRILRGLNEQYTIMKSQIMLMVPLPSVNSIYSLLLQQERQLTNSDQSEERMLVNAVNIGGTGNENNKGFGITLNANSCITNRGGKGGRGRGRGRVSSGRGMMRSYSHCRKAGHTIETCYHKHGFSPHLQKRFGVANVNNMIVAEKTC, encoded by the coding sequence ATGGCCTCGGAGCTTTGGAACGATCTCAAGCACAGATTCTATGAAGGTGATTTGTTTCGGATAGCTGATCTTCAAGAAGAGATGTTTGCGATAAAGCAGGGAGATCTATCCATCACTGCATATTTCACTAAACTTAAGGGAATTTGGGAAGAACTTGATGAGTTCAAACCAATCCCATCATGTGCCTGTGGAGTATCATGCTCATGTGGACTAAAGATCATAAGAGAATATAGAGACCAAGAACATGTTGTTAGAATTTTGAGAGGATTAAATGAGCAGTACACAATAATGAAATCACAGATTATGTTGATGGTGCCACTACCCAGTGTGAATTCCATCTATTCTTTGCTTTTGCAACAAGAAAGACAATTAACCAACTCAGATCAAAGTGAAGAAAGGATGCTAGTTAATGCTGTCAATATTGGAGGAACtggtaatgaaaataataaagggTTTGGTATAACCTTGAATGCAAATTCTTGTATCACAAATCGAGGTGGCAAAGGTGGACGTGGCCGAGGCCGAGGTAGAGTTAGTAGTGGAAGAGGAATGATGAGAAGTTATTCTCATTGTAGGAAGGCTGGACACACCATAGAGACCTGCTACCATAAGCATGGATTTTCTCCTCATTTACAAAAGAGATTTGGAGTAGCAAATGTGAACAATATGATTGTTGCTGAGAAAACATGTTGA